A genomic region of Cryptococcus neoformans var. grubii H99 chromosome 13, complete sequence contains the following coding sequences:
- a CDS encoding pirin yields MQFQYRASQTRGGADHGWLKTFHTFSFASYYDEDFESFGSLRVVNEDRVAPSTGFPLHPHREAEIFSYIISGELSHKDTMGNIETMKRGDIQMTSGGTGIAHSEFNSHSSLPNHFLQIWATPSKRGLKPGYYARHFTDEQKKDKLCKIVAPVGTEGIVDERDGLGPTPIHSPFTFFASLLSPGKSLNHTIFAPLLSGKDEKRVYIQLIQTSGYNTKKADTTGKKGPVLKVSGGGEEIVLGEGDGVFIRGGKVGENIQIENFGSDVAELVLFELD; encoded by the exons CAATTCCAATATCGAGCTTCTCAGACTCGTGGTGGTGCAGACCACGGATGGCTTAAA ACCTTTCACACGTTCTCTTTCGCCAGCTACTATGACGAAGACTTTGAAAGCTTCGGTTCCCTCCGGGTTGTTAATGAAGATCGTGTTGCC CCCAGCACCGGtttccctctccacccTCACCGTGAAGCTGAAATCTTCTCATACATCATTAGTGGAGAGCTTTCTCACAAGGACACCATGGGTAATATTGAGACCATGAAGCGAGGTGACATCCAGATGACTTCTGGTGGTACTGGGATCGCCCACTCCGAGTTCAATTCCCATTCTTCACTCCCAAATCACTTCCTCCAAATATGGGCTACACCCAGTAAACGTGGTCTCAAGCCCGGCTACTACGCGCGACACTTTACTGAtgagcagaagaaggacaaacTTTGTAAGATTGTTGCTCCTGTCGGCACTGAGGGCATCGTCGACGAGAGGGATGGTTTAGGTCCTACCCCA ATCCACTCCCCTTTCACTTTCTTtgcctcccttctttcccccgGCAAGTCCCTCAACCACACCATTTTCGCTCCCTTATTGTCTGGCAAGGACGAGAAGCGAGTTTACATTCAGCTCATCCAGACTTCTGGTTACAACACCAAAAAGGCCGATACTACCGGCAAGAAGGGTCCTGTCCTAAAGGTCAGTGGCGGTGGTGAGGAGATTGTCCTTGGTGAGGGTGATGGTGTCTTCATCAGGGGCGGTAAAGTAGGGGAGAACATCCAGATTGAGAATTTCGGTTCTGATGTCGCCGAGCTCGTTCTCTTCGAGTTGGACTAA